One Granulicella sp. 5B5 DNA window includes the following coding sequences:
- the rplN gene encoding 50S ribosomal protein L14, whose translation MAVQMRTMLAVADNSGARKLQVILPLGGGLGKKAGLGDVVTAAVKEASPDGTVKKGKVVKAVIVRTHKEYRRKDGTYIRFDENAAVVINDAMEPVGTRVFGPVARELREKKFLKIVSLAPEVI comes from the coding sequence ATGGCAGTTCAAATGCGCACAATGCTTGCCGTCGCCGATAACTCGGGCGCACGCAAGCTCCAGGTGATCCTGCCGCTGGGCGGCGGTCTCGGCAAGAAGGCTGGCCTGGGCGACGTTGTTACGGCGGCCGTCAAGGAAGCTTCGCCCGATGGCACGGTCAAGAAGGGCAAGGTCGTGAAGGCGGTCATCGTCCGCACGCACAAGGAGTATCGCCGCAAGGACGGCACCTACATTCGCTTCGATGAGAACGCGGCTGTGGTGATCAACGATGCGATGGAGCCGGTCGGCACCCGCGTGTTCGGGCCCGTCGCCCGCGAGCTCCGCGAGAAGAAGTTTTTGAAGATCGTTTCGCTTGCGCCGGAAGTTATCTAG
- the rpsH gene encoding 30S ribosomal protein S8, with protein sequence MNLTDPVADFLTRIRNAHRARHQKLDVPTSKLKTEIARILKEEGYIANYKLAEEEGQKLLRVYLKYGPNNEAVIRDLKRVSRPGCRVYIGKDEIKRVQGGLGISIMTTPKGVMTGRQARREGVGGEILAEVW encoded by the coding sequence ATGAACCTGACCGATCCAGTCGCAGACTTCCTTACGCGCATCCGCAACGCACACCGTGCCCGCCACCAGAAGCTCGACGTTCCAACCTCCAAGTTGAAGACCGAGATTGCCCGCATCCTGAAGGAAGAGGGTTACATCGCGAACTACAAGCTGGCCGAGGAAGAGGGCCAGAAGCTGCTGCGCGTGTACCTGAAGTACGGCCCGAACAACGAGGCCGTGATCCGCGACCTGAAGCGCGTCTCGCGCCCCGGCTGCCGCGTGTACATCGGCAAGGATGAGATCAAGCGTGTGCAGGGTGGTCTCGGCATCAGCATCATGACGACCCCCAAGGGTGTGATGACCGGCCGCCAGGCTCGCCGCGAAGGCGTTGGCGGAGAGATCCTCGCCGAAGTCTGGTAA
- the rpsQ gene encoding 30S ribosomal protein S17 yields the protein MAITTTTPATTEKAASHRTEKVGLVVSTKMDKTIVVEIEMRKAHPKYKRVLKSNKKFYAHDEQNSARMGDMVRIRETRPLSKLKRWNLEEIIRRSSLSALPDEKPVAVK from the coding sequence ATGGCGATCACTACCACCACTCCCGCCACCACCGAAAAGGCCGCTTCTCACCGTACCGAGAAGGTCGGTCTGGTTGTTTCGACCAAGATGGACAAGACCATCGTTGTCGAGATCGAGATGCGCAAGGCGCACCCGAAGTACAAGCGCGTGCTGAAGTCGAACAAGAAGTTCTACGCGCACGATGAGCAGAACTCGGCGCGCATGGGCGACATGGTCCGCATCCGCGAGACCCGTCCCCTGTCGAAGCTGAAGCGCTGGAACCTCGAAGAGATCATTCGCCGCTCGTCTCTGTCGGCACTGCCCGACGAGAAGCCGGTTGCGGTCAAGTAG
- the rplX gene encoding 50S ribosomal protein L24, with translation MAKIKRNDQVVVIAGKDKGKKGRVLRVIVDKQRVLVEGVGMIKKHMKPNPQRNQAGGILEQEAPIHISNVALLDSEGNKTRVGFRVEGETKTRIARSNGGTIAEKKASKK, from the coding sequence ATGGCAAAGATCAAGCGTAACGACCAGGTAGTAGTCATCGCCGGTAAGGATAAGGGCAAGAAGGGCCGCGTTCTGCGCGTCATCGTCGACAAGCAGCGCGTGCTGGTCGAAGGCGTCGGCATGATCAAGAAGCACATGAAGCCGAACCCGCAGCGCAACCAGGCAGGCGGCATCCTGGAGCAGGAGGCGCCGATCCACATCTCGAACGTGGCGCTGCTGGACTCCGAGGGCAACAAGACCCGCGTCGGCTTCCGTGTTGAGGGTGAGACGAAGACGCGCATCGCGCGCTCGAACGGCGGCACGATCGCTGAGAAGAAGGCTTCGAAGAAGTAA
- the rpmC gene encoding 50S ribosomal protein L29 has protein sequence MELDKIRGLSDEELKAEEAKAAEQLFRIRFAKSLGKQDGIGNIRSLKVDIARIKTIARERSLAGKAGK, from the coding sequence ATGGAACTCGACAAGATTCGCGGTTTGAGTGACGAGGAGTTGAAGGCTGAGGAGGCGAAGGCCGCCGAGCAGCTCTTCCGCATCCGGTTCGCCAAGAGCCTCGGCAAGCAGGATGGTATTGGCAACATCCGCTCTCTGAAGGTGGACATCGCACGTATCAAGACCATCGCGCGTGAGCGTTCGCTGGCAGGAAAGGCAGGTAAGTAA
- the rplE gene encoding 50S ribosomal protein L5: protein MAARLKEKYHSEIKAALQKDLGIENSMAVPKLEKIVINMGLGEATQNVKIMDPLIADLGAIAGQKPVITKAKKSIAAFKLREGMPIGAMVTLRGDTMYEFLDRLISVALPRVRDFRGVSSKSFDGRGNYTLGLRDQLIFPEIDYAKVDKTKGMNVTIVTTAHDDNGARTLLKHFGMPFRQGA, encoded by the coding sequence ATGGCAGCACGTTTGAAAGAGAAGTACCACAGCGAGATCAAGGCGGCCCTCCAGAAGGACCTCGGCATCGAGAACTCGATGGCCGTGCCGAAGCTGGAGAAGATCGTGATCAACATGGGTCTTGGCGAAGCCACCCAGAATGTGAAGATCATGGACCCGCTTATCGCCGACCTCGGTGCGATCGCCGGCCAGAAGCCGGTCATCACCAAGGCGAAGAAGTCCATCGCAGCGTTCAAGCTGCGTGAGGGCATGCCCATCGGTGCGATGGTGACTCTGCGTGGCGACACGATGTACGAGTTTCTCGATCGCCTGATCTCGGTGGCTCTGCCCCGTGTTCGCGACTTCCGCGGCGTGAGTTCGAAGAGTTTCGACGGGCGCGGCAACTACACGCTCGGCCTGCGCGACCAGCTGATCTTCCCGGAGATCGACTACGCGAAGGTGGACAAGACCAAGGGGATGAACGTCACCATCGTGACCACCGCCCACGACGACAACGGCGCACGCACGCTGCTCAAGCACTTCGGCATGCCGTTCCGCCAGGGTGCGTAA
- a CDS encoding type Z 30S ribosomal protein S14 → MATTAKRVKDARKPKFKSRQHNRCQLCGRPRAFLRKFGVCRLCFRGLALKGEIPGVVKSSW, encoded by the coding sequence ATGGCAACTACTGCAAAGCGCGTCAAAGACGCACGCAAGCCGAAGTTTAAGTCCCGCCAGCACAACCGCTGCCAGCTGTGCGGCCGCCCGCGCGCGTTCCTGCGCAAGTTTGGCGTCTGCCGTCTGTGCTTCCGCGGCCTTGCTCTGAAGGGCGAGATTCCGGGCGTCGTCAAGTCCAGCTGGTAA